One segment of Phragmites australis chromosome 13, lpPhrAust1.1, whole genome shotgun sequence DNA contains the following:
- the LOC133888401 gene encoding uncharacterized protein LOC133888401, whose translation MVEHFALVLGRKPNHSRGVGIRAVNRVGEEMIKLREQIEALDQRAAAAQERAEVAEQRAQAAEQCAQVMEAQVCAMVQSNAQLQEEQQSQRDELNSLRDTQSGEVARLVRQQLDQQMADFLTRINSFLQPSSNGQIS comes from the coding sequence ATGGTTGAGCACTTTGCACTAGTCCTTGGCAGAAAACCAAACCATTCACGTGGTGTTGGTATTCGTGCTGTCAACCGAGTGGGTGAAGAAATGATCAAATTACGTGAGCAAATCGAGGCTTTGGACCAGCGTGCAGCTGCTGCTCAAGAGCGTGCCGAGGTTGCTGAGCAACGTGCTCAGGCTGCTGAACAATGTGCACAGGTCATGGAAGCCCAAGTCTGCGCAATGGTTCAATCAAATGCACAATTACAAGAAGAGCAGCAGTCCCAGCGTGATGAGCTGAATTCTTTGCGAGATACCCAAAGTGGAGAGGTTGCACGTCTAGTAAGGCAGCAACTTGATCAACAAATGGCTGATTTTCTTACACGCATAAATTCATTTTTGCAGCCTTCATCGAATGGACAAATCAGCTAA